Genomic window (Chryseobacterium bernardetii):
CTACACCTCTTAGAAATGGAGCAAGAGACTTAAGAGTGATTGATCCGTCAGCCATTGAAAGAGTTGAAGTCATTAAAGGTGCTTCATCCATCTATGGAAACGGAGCAGATGGTGGTATTATCAATTATATTACGAAAAGAAATAAAACCAATAAAAAAATTTCCGGAATTTCACAAATTGGCTTCACAGGACAACGCTCAGGCGGAACTTTAGGAGTAAGGGCCAGCCAGCTTTTGTCCGGAAAGATCCATAAATTTGACTATACCCTTTCTTTGGCCTATGAAAGAACGGGTTATATGAAAGATGCCAATAAAGTCTATTTAAGCCCTACATACAGTACTGCGAAAATGGATAATTACAACGGAATGCTGAAGTTAGGATATGACATTAATGACAACCAGCGGATAGAAGCTTCATACATTGGTTATTCCTCAAAATCAGATCTTAATCTAGGGTTGAATACAGGTATATATGGTGTAAGGGCCACTATTGGTGAAGGCCAGGGAAAAGGTTTGGAAACAACCCCACAGGGAACTCCAAGAAATCACAACATTAGAATAAGCTATGATAATAAGAATCTGTTTAAAGGAACTTCCTTAAATGTAAACCTATATTATCAGGATTTTAAAACTGTATACGGATATAGCGATACCTTTTTCAATGGCGGCCAATCTAATGTTATCTCTAAAAAGGCTGGGGCAAGATTCAATTTTGACACCCAGATTTGGAACACTCAAAATTACCAGGCAGAAATCATCTATGGCGCTGACATTCTGAACGATGAAACAGTACAAAAACTGGAAGACGGCCGTTTCTGGACTCCGAATATGAATATGACCAATATTGCGCCTTTCTTACTGGCAAAAATTGATCTCTTCAAAAAATTAACGGTTAAAGGAGGGCTTCGATATGAAAACATTAAAGTAAATGTAGATGATTTTAACACCCTTTCTGTCATTAAAAATAATGGAACATTTACACCCAGTATTCCTGTATCAGGAGGAAAATTAAATTATAATGCATTAGTAGGAAATATCGGATTACGTTACAATGCAGAACCGTATATCAATCTTTTCGGAAGCTTCTCACAAGCTTATTCTATCAATGAATTAGGTAGAATCCTGAGGACCTCTACCTCTGAAACCATCAAAAATCTTGAAACAAAACCTATTATCGTAAATAATTACGAACTAGGAGCTACAGGCCAGATTTCCAGCTGGATGAATTATGAATTAACCTCTTATGTGAGCACCTCTAAACTTGGAGCCACTTTTGTTCAAAATGCTGACAGGGCTTTAACTATCAAAAGAGCACCGGAAATTATCTATGGTGTGGAAGGTTTTCTACACTTTACTCCTCTAAAATGGCTCCAATTCGGAGGAAGCTACAGCTGGATGGAAGGGATTACTTCTCCGGAAGATAACGGAAATTACTCCGCTAAAATCAATAACAGCAGAATCTCTGCTCCTAAAGTTCTTGCCTATGTACAGATAAAGCCTGTTCCTGAATTTTTCCTTGGGGTGGATATGCTTCATTCTTTTCAGCAGGACAGATTTCAGCCTGGAGCCAATAAGCAATATACCTATGGAGAGGGATTTGTTCCTGATTACACAGTTTTTAACCTAAAGTTAGGAAGTGAGATCAATACAAACTGGAAACTGTCAATAGGAGTTGAAAACTTATTCAACAAACTATATCAGCCATCTATCGCATGGTGGTCAGCAAGAGACAGTGAATTTGTTAATGCTCCGGGAACAAGAGGAACCCTTATTCTTGAATACAAATTTTAATAAAAACTAACTTACCATTACGATATGAAGAAAAAACATCATCACAAAAAGAAGCCAGGATTC
Coding sequences:
- a CDS encoding TonB-dependent receptor produces the protein MKKALLSAVCLGTITVFAQKKDSLNTQKVEEVVMTASRKKENIKEVPSSVTIVGEKQIQSQLTVNSDITSILQYTVPSLGTNSGQTSNTGQTLRGRQVLVLIDGIPQSTPLRNGARDLRVIDPSAIERVEVIKGASSIYGNGADGGIINYITKRNKTNKKISGISQIGFTGQRSGGTLGVRASQLLSGKIHKFDYTLSLAYERTGYMKDANKVYLSPTYSTAKMDNYNGMLKLGYDINDNQRIEASYIGYSSKSDLNLGLNTGIYGVRATIGEGQGKGLETTPQGTPRNHNIRISYDNKNLFKGTSLNVNLYYQDFKTVYGYSDTFFNGGQSNVISKKAGARFNFDTQIWNTQNYQAEIIYGADILNDETVQKLEDGRFWTPNMNMTNIAPFLLAKIDLFKKLTVKGGLRYENIKVNVDDFNTLSVIKNNGTFTPSIPVSGGKLNYNALVGNIGLRYNAEPYINLFGSFSQAYSINELGRILRTSTSETIKNLETKPIIVNNYELGATGQISSWMNYELTSYVSTSKLGATFVQNADRALTIKRAPEIIYGVEGFLHFTPLKWLQFGGSYSWMEGITSPEDNGNYSAKINNSRISAPKVLAYVQIKPVPEFFLGVDMLHSFQQDRFQPGANKQYTYGEGFVPDYTVFNLKLGSEINTNWKLSIGVENLFNKLYQPSIAWWSARDSEFVNAPGTRGTLILEYKF